In one window of Solanum pennellii chromosome 2, SPENNV200 DNA:
- the LOC107011248 gene encoding probable cysteine protease RD21B — translation MRVKGTYLLFFLFLILAGLSSQVYSIYSDFSILDRSNEFISDESVLQLFQEWKQKHGKVYKDEKEEEMRLEKFRWNVKYIVEKNSERKSASEHFVGLTNFADMSNEEFREVHGSKMKIPFNKRNIIQMKNVEEKPTSISCDAPRSRDWRKHGAVTEVKNQERCGACWAFSACGAVEGINAIITGELISLSVQELVNCDNSTNTGCYGGYMDHAFEWVINNGGIASELDYPYTSSQGACKITKVNHKVVTIDGYRDVPQEETALLCAVAQQPVSVGIDGTSVDFQLYRGGIYDGSCSSSPDDLNHGVLIVGYGSEGEDDYWIIKNSWGTSWGVEGYGYIRRNSDLPYGVCAINSLASYPTKELSFELSPYPSPDVQPPPPPFPLPSPPSSAVPPPSPSPYPPPPPSASSPSPSPSPPSEPSPYPSPAIPPSTPPSSPPTPPPSAPFPYPSPIVPPPPPPSPPLSPDVPLFPPPPSPQPPFAPYPSPSPTVPPSPPPSPPSHPPPSPYPFPAVPPPPSPLPPLPPSPSPPPPPPPPPPPSPPPPSPPPPPPPSPPPPPPPYPKPSECGDWYYCPEYQTCCCELYFFGICFRHQCCPYENGVCCHGSDYCCPSEFPICDVYEGLCFKRFDDIVGVAAKKRRMAHYKLPWSTSSKETKEMGQTLKWKRKHVAPMF, via the exons ATGAGAGTAAAAGGAAcctatcttctcttttttctttttctgatcTTAGCTGGTTTATCATCTCAAGTTTATAGTATTTATAGTGATTTTTCAATATTAGACAGATCAAATGAGTTCATATCAGATGAAAGTGTTCTCCAACTTTTCCAAGAATGGAAACAGAAGCATGGGAAAGTTTACAAGGATGAGAAAGAGGAAGAAATGAGGTTGGAGAAGTTTAGATGGAATGTGAAGTATATAGTGGAAAAGAACTCAGAAAGGAAGTCAGCTTCAGAACATTTCGTTGGTCTGACCAATTTTGCTGATATGAGCAATGAAGAGTTCAGGGAAGTTCATGGTTCAAAGATGAAGATACCCTTTAACAAGAGAAATATTATTCAGATGAAGAATGTGGAAGAAAAACCAACTTCAATCTCTTGCGATGCTCCTCGTTCGAGGGATTGGAGGAAACACGGCGCTGTCACTGAGGTCAAGAACCAAGAACGATGTG GAGCTTGCTGGGCATTTTCAGCTTGTGGAGCCGTGGAGGGAATAAATGCAATAATTACTGGTGAACTTATTAGCCTTTCTGTCCAAGAACTTGTCAACTGTGATAATTCAACCAATACTGGCTGTTATGGTGGATATATGGACCATGCTTTTGAGTGGGTGATCAATAATGGCGGCATTGCTTCAGAACTTGATTACCCATACACATCCTCTCAAGGCGCATGCAAGATCACCAAG GTGAACCACAAGGTTGTAACAATTGATGGATACCGAGATGTTCCACAGGAGGAAACAGCCCTTCTTTGTGCTGTTGCTCAACAACCTGTCAGTGTTGGCATCGATGGAACGAGTGTTGATTTTCAGCTGTATAGAGGG GGAATCTATGATGGAAGTTGCTCTAGTAGTCCAGATGACTTGAACCACGGAGTACTAATAGTAGGATATGGTTCCGAAGGAGAAGATGACTACTGGATAATTAAGAACTCATGGGGAACATCATGGGGAGTGGAGGGATATGGATATATAAGAAGAAACAGTGATTTGCCATATGGTGTTTGTGCCATTAATTCATTGGCTTCTTATCCTACGAAGGAATTATCTTTTGAACTATCTCCTTATCCATCTCCGGATGTTCAACCACCTCCACCACCATTCCCTCTGCCCTCTCCCCCATCTTCAGCCGTTCCACCACCTTCTCCATCCCCTTATCCCCCTCCACCACCTTCTGCATCATCTCCCTCTCCGTCCCCTTCACCACCTTCCGAGCCATCTCCTTATCCATCTCCAGCCATTCCGCCATCTACTCCACCATCCTCTCCACCTACTCCACCTCCTTCTGCACCATTTCCTTATCCGTCTCCGATCGTTCCACCACCTCCTCCACCATCCCCTCCGTTATCTCCAGACGTTCCACTATTCCCTCCACCCCCATCCCCTCAGCCACCTTTTGCACCATATCCTTCTCCATCTCCAACTGTTCCACCATCTCCTCCACCATCCCCTCCGTCGCATCCTCCACCCTCACCTTACCCGTTTCCAGCTGTTCCACCACCTCCTTCACCATTGCCTCCACTACCTCCTTCACCTTCCCCTCCGCCCCCTCCACCACCTCCACCACCCCCTTCACCCCCTCCACCATCCCCTCCACCACCTCCTCCGCCATCCCCTCCTCCCCCTCCACCACCTTATCCTAAGCCAAGTGAATGTGGAGACTGGTATTATTGTCCTGAATATCAAACATGTTGTTGTGAGTTGTATTTCTTTGGCATATGCTTCCGTCATCAGTGTTGTCCTTATGAGAATGGTGTTTGCTGTCATGGATCAGACTATTGCTGCCCATCTGAATTTCCCATTTGTGATGTTTATGAAGGCCTCTGTTTCAAG AGGTTTGATGATATTGTGGGAGTGGCAGCAAAGAAGAGAAGAATGGCCCACTACAAGTTACCATGGAGTACAAGCAGTAAAGAAACAAAGGAGATGGGCCAAACTCTGAAATGGAAGAGGAAGCATGTTGCCCCAATGTTCTGA